Proteins found in one Aspergillus chevalieri M1 DNA, chromosome 2, nearly complete sequence genomic segment:
- a CDS encoding uncharacterized protein (COG:S;~EggNog:ENOG410PHP8;~InterPro:IPR027450,IPR032852,IPR005123;~PFAM:PF13532;~go_function: GO:0016491 - oxidoreductase activity [Evidence IEA];~go_process: GO:0006281 - DNA repair [Evidence IEA];~go_process: GO:0055114 - oxidation-reduction process [Evidence IEA]) — translation MNRTVYIDMARPVRKPRSPSGPSGPVRAGRITRARKTTPVSPIKIQAAKTVVDLDSAPPVDGEPPAWAETRPELCDALPWFRSVQGGVYHNGGFCWGFLVDADCGIRSYIGDEVIITRVGGGCTKDADGNLVLLRDQDESCFMTSIINSKEHNVPVGIIIGNRNVLLGRKLPHRYNVMAYFRVTDIWFERIGGKAGGKVRFEKIDLENKSWWAEKDSPPPSPIEKRGPDLKPEKLQCPECSQLSTRIYNEGWMCLQPSCKSFWAMEDSASPACLTFHPDFLNYRAAPDPSLQPHYSLVPNLLSTIHEHEFGTSLSRIAWRGIVCPQCSKCISRRFWRGWRCTDNVTTGPDCNACSFEKMMNIQPIPLRSVIDDFELGPIKRTLFFDPKFTIPEIDDSSLYPYRKLTYRIPGVGSLTHFVSNKAINSRQNGPNDLFQQLQISDLGLRRYPLQQSVVPGTLTAHFAVNFGMPYKYVVSVDSKGFSEAPDEILRALGRLSWATEKSVVDAGDPFLPPNELLMLGYFEDMRIGYHDDGESSLGPTIATLSLGAAATMYIRMKYKYYHGFSKVRKLLDDDPVLQGCRFESERSTLKEQFKTGEITKDAYDALRREVLFKHGRNGEAPPIIKMVLNHGDLVVMHGEKLQKYYEHSVVPDKKLRFALTARYIKPGHVDERELKKGEFMLSPDQVYDGK, via the exons ATGAATAGAACCGTTTATATAGACATGGCAAGACCAGTTAGGAAGCCTCGCAGTCCATCTGGTCCATCCGGGCCTGTGAGAGCGGGTCGTATAACTAGAGCCCGAAAAACTACTCCGG TCTCACCTATCAAGATCCAAGCAGCAAAGACAGTTGTTGACCTTGATTCTGCTCCACCGGTCGACGGAGAGCCACCAGCTTGGGCAGAG ACTCGCCCCGAGCTATGCGACGCTCTTCCTTGGTTCCGGTCTGTCCAAGGTGGAGTATATCATAATGGCGGTTTTTGCTGGGGCTTTCTCGTGGATGCAGACTGCGGTATACGTTCTTATATTGGTGACGAGGTCATCATTACTCGAGT CGGTGGTGGCTGCACCAAAGATGCGGACGGAAACTTGGTCCTCCTCAGAGACCAAGACGAAAGTTGCTTCATGACCAGCATTATAAATAGCAAGGAACATAATGTTCCAGTCGGTATAATTATAG GTAACCGCAACGTACTTCTGGGAAGAAAGCTTCCCCATCGATACAACGTGATGGCCTACTTCCGCGTCACGGATATCTGGTTTGAGAGAATCGGTGGAAAAGCTGGAGGGAAGGTCCGCTTCGAAAAAATTGACCTTGAGAACAAGAGTTGGTGGGCAGAGAAGGATTCCCCTCCACCATCGCCTATTGAGAAGCGGGGACCTGATCTCAAGCCTGAGAAATTGCAGTGCCCAGAATGCTCCCAATTGAGCACCCGGATCTACAATGAAGGTTGGATGTGCCTTCAGCCATCCTGTAAGTCCTTCTGGGCCATGGAAGACTCAGCTTCCCCAGCGTGCCTCACCTTCCACCCGGATTTCCTGAATTATCGTGCCGCTCCGGACCCAAGTTTACAACCACACTACAGCTTGGTCCCTAATTTACTGTCTACCATACATGAGCATGAATTTGGCACCAGCCTCTCACGAATTGCTTGGAGAGGCATCGTATGCCCTCAATGCTCAAAGTGCATATCACGCAGATTCTGGAGAGGCTGGAGATGCACAGATAATGTTACGACTGGGCCAGACTGCAATGCTTGTTCGTTCGAGAAAATGATGAATATCCAACCCATCCCTTTACGCTCAGTTATAGATGATTTCGAGCTGGGTCCGATCAAACGAACCCTTTTCTTCGATCCCAAGTTTACGATTCCGGAAATCGACGATTCATCACTATATCCGTATCGAAAGCTCACATATCGCATACCGGGTGTAGGCTCTCTCACCCATTTTGTCTCGAACAAGGCCATCAATAGCCGTCAAAACGGGCCCAACGATCtctttcagcagcttcagaTTTCTGACCTGGGGCTTCGACGATATCCACTGCAGCAGAGCGTCG TTCCTGGAACGCTTACTGCGCATTTTGCTGTTAACTTT GGAATGCCATATAAATACGTGGTTTCCGTGGACTCTAAAGGGTTTAGTGAAGCACCTGATGAGATCTTACGAGCGCTGGGCCGTTTGAGCTGGGCAACTGAGAAATCGGTTGTGGATGCAGGAGATCCGTTTCTCCCACCGAACGAACTGCTTATGCTAGGTTATTTTGAAGACATGAGAATCGGG TATCATGATGACGGGGAATCATCATTGGGACCTACCATCGCAACGCTTTCATTGGGCGCAGCAGCAACTATGTATATTCGGATGAAGTACAAATACTATCATGGATTCAGCAAAGTGAGAAAGCTTCTCGACGATGACCCCGTTTTGCAGGGTTGCCGGTTTGAGAGTGAACGAAGCACACTGAAGGAGCAATTCAAAACCGGTGAAATTACGAAGGACGCCTACGATGCCTTGCGTCGAGAGGTCCTATTCAAACACGGCAGGAACGGAGAAGCGCCTCCGATTATCAAGATGGTGTTGAATCATGGCGATTTGGTCGTGATGCATGGAGAGAAGCTCCAGAAGTACTACGAG CATTCGGTGGTTCCCGACAAGAAACTGCGATTTGCATTGACAGCACGATATATCAAGCCCGGTCACGTCGACGAGCGAGAATTGAAGAAGGGAGAATTCATGCTTTCACCTGACCAAGTCTATGACGGAAAATAA